The Aneurinibacillus uraniidurans genome segment ATTTCACCACTTCTCCCGCTTTTTCTAGTCTTTCTGCGGTCTTTTGAAACGCACGCCTCCGTGCAAATGAAATCACCTTCATATGCCGTACCTCCGCTTTTTTCCTTATCGTACGTAGAAGCAAGCGGAAGCGTATAGGCATTGGTATAATTAGGCGAATAGACGAGACTCGAAGCGAGCGATCAAATCATTCGCATCTTCTCCGGTTTGCGCAGCTATTTGTGCCAGTACAGCATGGATGAATGCGGTGAATTCTGCCAGTTCTTCATCGTCAAATACAACCCGATCATTCTCCATACGAGATGTAACAACCATCGATGTTACAAACTGCGTCATTGGCACATGCTCATCATTTAATACATAAAACACATAAGGATGCTGTTCCACAAGTTTGCCGGCCCACGCATTAACAGCCGCATTGCTCATCATATCCTCAAGTTCCCCCGAAAAACCATAAAACGCAAAAACAAGCGACTCCTTCTGCCGTGCAAGAGCTTTTGTATCAGTGAGAAGCGGCGCAAAAAAAGCATCGATTTTTCCGATATCCTCACGTTCCACTTCCTCTCGCGAAATCTGAAGCGGAGTAATGTGTGAGACATCATCCGAGTCACGTTTTCTATCCGCTTCCTCTCCCGCTTCTTCCAATACAGCATCTGACATCTCAGCCAGCCAAGATTCAAACGAGACGAAATCATCCTCATACAACTCCCAGCCGATTGCCTCAGCAAACAAGCGGGCACGTGGGCGTGGCTTCATCCCAATCGCTTCGCACGTATCGTAAATCATCACCATCCGGCTCTGCACGAAGGTCTCCTGCTCTTCCTGATCTACCGGGAGTACATACGTACGGTACAGATGAGCTGTTTCTTCGTCTGCCCAATCCAGTAGCGCCGTTGCATCATATGTCTCTCGCTCAATGCGGTCGATCCAAGCATGAATTCGTTCCGAATCTAGGTCTCCCTCTCCGGCCCGTAGGCGAATCCATCCCCCTCGCTCTCCCGCTTCGACCCGAGAGACTACTTCTTCTACCATGTCGGATGCTTCTTCACGCAGCACATCTTCCTCAAACGCGATCCGTGCAAGTGTCCATTCATAACGGCTTTTGGACACGCTCTTTATATGTACATCGTCCACAGCTTGCGCAACGCTCTCTGCGGAATCGAGCGCTTCCCCGTTGTGCCTGCGCCCCGCAAATACTTTGCGCAAGAATCGTTTCATCATGTGAACTCCTCCTGTTGTTCCTCTTTTCTTTCCTCTTTACATTGTACTGGTAAAACGTCTATGAAAAAAGTGAAAAAACACGGAGTCATCTGATTGACAACGAGGAAACCGTGCATTATGATGATTCAATCGTAATTCAATTGCCGAGTCCATTATGGAGCGGGGGACCCGGAATTTGGGGTGAATCGTACGATGCGTAGGGCGTCCTTTCGTCCGAACCCGTCAGCTAACCTCGTAGGCAGAATAAGGAGAGGAATTATGGTTCAATTTTTCAGGAGTGTACTGGCCAAAAAAGACAAGAAGCCAAAAACACACCAGGAACTGCAAGCAGATGTGCGTCTTATACTCAACCGTTTGGCCGGCAAAAAAATGAATGTTACCATTGAAACACCGAGCGAGACCAAACAAATTTCCGGTATTCTTAAAAAAGCAGCTGCTGAAATTATGGGGAGCCAGTATCAATGCCTTCATTTTTGTCTCGATATCGACACACACTGCATCGGCACGTTAGAACTTAGTTCTATTCATGAAGAAGCGGATCGAATTGTGATTCTTTGCGAACCAAACCATAGTCAGCCAGGACACTACAACAAAATCATTACAATCAGGAAATAACCAGTCCCCACCCCCGCGAAATCTCGCGGGGGTGTTTATTTTGATTGCGCATAAATACTTGTAATATAACAGACCTCCCACAACTATGCGTCATATTTTCATTACTCTAAAAATACGAAAAATAGCGTATGATTGAGAAATATGAAGAATATAAGCCATTCCTGTAAAAAAACCACTCATTTATGATACAAAACACATTTGAATAATTATCTTCTGTTATAATACAATATAAACATCAAAGGAGGCGTTCAACATGATTCCAGTGTCTGAGTTCTATAACAACCTTCCAACGAAAACTTGTGCACGCTGTGGAGCCGAATTATCTGAGCAGGCTGAGTCTTATATGACTGAATGCGGCAGCAACGATACGTGCACTAACTTGCCTCACTAAGTGATGGCATTTTTGTAAACCTTGTTACGTTGAGAACCTTATCCCACACTTGAACACCTTTTGCCCTGTGCAGAGGTGTTCCTTTTTTATGACGTTGAGACTTGCCACAATCAGAAAAATTGTATATCATAATTTTCAATTCAAGGAACAAGCTATGAGGAAGAATAGTACGCAGGATGCGGCGTTGCAGAGAGCCGGGAGCAGGTGGAAGCCCGGTACGTACCGCCCTGGGGAATGGACTTCTGAGCTCCGTGCTGAAGCGGCATCTGCTGTGAGTAGGCACAGGCGGCTTCCCTCCGTTATCGGGGATTAAGTGAGCCTTACGCCCAGCCTTCTTTCTGCTGCGCTTTTGGCTAACGAGGGTGGCACCACGGTTCTTCGTCCCTTATGGACGAGGAGCCTTTTTTATTTTATATACCAAAGGAGCAAACACACGATGACAAAACAAATTTTTTCTGGTGTGCAGCCGAGTGGGAATTTTACATTAGGTAACTACATCGGCGCCATGAAACGGTTCGTGGCCCTGCAGGAAGAAGGAAACTGTATCTACTCCATCGTAGACCTGCACTCGCTTACTGTACCAAAAGAGCCGCAAGCACTTAGAGAGTATACGATGCAGCTTGCTGCCATGTATCTAAGCATCGGAATCGATCCGGCAAAGTCCATTCTGTTCATCCAATCTCATGTTAAAGAGCATGCAGAACTCGGCTGGCTGATGCAATGCACAGGCTACATCGGTGAGCTTGAACGCATGACACAGTACAAAGATAAATCTACCGGCAAAGAAGTCGTAACATGCGGACTGCTTACATATCCGGCACTTATGGCAGCTGACATCTTGCTATATAATGCAACTCATGTTCCAGTTGGAGAAGATCAGAAGCAGCATCTGGAGTTCACTCGTGATATGGCCGAGCGTTTCAATAAAAAATACGGAGAAACATTCATCATCCCAGAACCGATGATTCAGGAGTTCGGCGGCCGCATCATGTCACTTGATGATCCTTCTAAGAAAATGAGCAAAAGCAATCCAAATGCAGGAAGCTATGTAGCGCTGCTGGATGAACCTTCTGCCATCGTCAAAAAAATCAAGCGGGCTGTAACGGATTCAGAAGGCGTTGTACGCTACGATAAAGTAAATAAACCTGCGATCAGCAACTTACTCACCATTTATTCCGTTTGCAGCAATGAGCCAATTGAAACGATTGAAAAGCGTTATGAGGGCCGTGGCTATGGCGACTTCAAAAAGGATCTTGCTGAAGTTGTCGTTAATGCGCTAACGCCAATCCAGCAGGAATACACACGCTGGATGGCAAGTCCCGAGCTTGAAGATATTCTCAAACAGGGAGCAGAGCGTGCCGCTGCTATTGCATCGGTTACGTTGGATCGCGCCCGCCGCAATATGGGACTTGTCACCTTCTAAAAAGAAAAAAGGAAGGAAAAGGCGAATGCTTTTTCCTTCCTTCAATCATTTTTATGTGCTTCCTTTGATATCCAATCGTGATTTTCCAGTAATGGCATCCCAGCGAGAAATCCATGCCACACCTTCCATAACCCACTGCTCGATTTCTTCTATTTTCTTATCCTGAATTCCAAGCTCACACCCAGTAATAAAAATCATTCGTCGTTCCTCGTTCGTCATCACCTTTTCCATCGCTACCAGTTTAAACATCTTGCGAATCAGCATCATTTTTTCTTCGTCCGTAATATACGGGCTCAATTCGCTGGCCAGGTCTTTTGGATTTTTCGGATATTCCAGGTCATCATGAAAAATCTGACGTTCTCGTACAGAAAAAATATCAAGATTCACCTGACGAAAAATCTTCTCTTGCTCTATATCATCCAGATATCCGTCTGCCTGTGCAGCACAAATCAGCAGCCGAATTTCATATAATCTTGGATGGCTTGCTGCATCTAGCTTTTCATGCATAATAAAGCCCCCTTTTGAAAACGCTTTACTAGCATTATACCATCTTTATTACACTACAGATGTTGTGAAAATCGTAACTTTCTACTTTACAACATTGGAAAAAGGCGGCATCTCGCAACTGATGCCGCCATACAATATTAGTCTCGCATTGCGTGAATGGTTTCCGTCAGCCTTGTAATGCATCCACTTAGCTGTTCTAACCGGGACTCCACCCGAACGAGCAAGTACAGCGTTACAGCAGCCGGAAAACCTACATTCGAGAGCACGGGAATCCAATCTGTCACTGTATTGTCCTCCTTCTGGCTCTTTCGTTACGTTTAGCTATGCCAGAGCAATGTCTGAGACCTGATGATCTACAAGTCGCACACCTTTCTTTCCTACAATCGGGCCCGTTGGTGTATCAAAAATTCTGCGACTAATGATAACATCCATTGCCGTCGCTACACTCGCAGCATTTATCGGCATGATTGGATCTGCGACCGCTAACGTAACCATTCCACCACCTGCTGTTGTAAATTGAAGCTCCAATGTTTTCACTTACAACCCTCCCATCTTATACCTGGAATAATTGTGTCTGAGCTGCCTGCTCTACTCCAACCAACGGATGCTCCTGCAAACTTGCCAGTGCAGCTGCTGTCTCATAAATATCCTGTTGCGATGCAGTCTGACTAACGCCGCGATATACTTTGCGACGGATTTTTTTCTTGCCGTCTGTACCTAATCCATCCTCAAGCAGAAGGATTAGCTGCATTCCTTTTGTTACACTTGAAACTGCCATGCCTTTTCACCTCCTCCAAATCCGACTTGTATAATCATTCGGATTTGGCAAGAGAAATAGGGACAAAAAAATGCGTTACTTTTGGACGTCATAAATCGGTTGAATAATACAAAAGAATCATGACCATATGAAAAAATTGAGTATAAAATAAAGAAGGCGTATAACATTTTATGTAAAAGGAGGACAAACCAGTGAAGCAAAATCAAAGAGAACATTTTCGTCAGGTCTTCCAAAATCCACTGTGCGCCAATATGACTATTGTCAAGATTAAAGACAATCAAATTGATGCCAACCATACAAAAACATGTATCCTTGACATCGGGCCAGGTGGACTTCGCTTTTATACAAACCTCAAATTGCCTGTCAATCCATATATCGTGCTCGAATTTCAAACACGCATTATGGATCAGATCTTGTCACTCCCTGGCTATATTGTTCGCAAGATTGATACGGAAGAATTATATGAATACGGGGTACGCTTTGTACTTGATGAACAGCAAAAAATGGAACTATCATCCCTTTTGAACACGATGACAATCCGGATGCGTCGAAATCCAAATATCACCTCATGCTCTCTATGTGATAGTAAAGATCGTATGGCATGCATAAAAAAAATGGATGCCCCCTCCTCCGATGAGTCTAATTCCTCTTCTTCCTTTTTGTAATGATCTATTCGTTCAGAAGTTCCTGCAAGTGAGCAATGCGCTGCGGATCACGCAACTGACTTCGACATGCAGTCGAAAGCGTAAGCCGTCCAAGCGCTTGATAGTCCTCTAATAACTGTGGCGCCTGATTTGCAATCGCTTCCATATGTCGCACAACCGTGCCGATATCTCCACGGGCAATCGGGCCAGTCAACGCTTCTGCTACTCCTCTCTCCCGTATGTTTTGAACCGTTCCCTCCAATAGCGGGTACAGCGCCGAAAGCGCCAGCTGCTCTTCGATCTCGGCTGTCTGCAGTAAACGCAACGCAAAATCCACTACTCCAGTCAAGCTGTTAGAGACAACTGCAGCAGCTGCATGATACAGTGGCTTTTGTGCAGCTGTAATGACCAAATAACGGTTTCCTGTTATCTCAAGCCATTCTTTAAGCATGGTAATAG includes the following:
- the yhfH gene encoding protein YhfH; protein product: MIPVSEFYNNLPTKTCARCGAELSEQAESYMTECGSNDTCTNLPH
- the trpS gene encoding tryptophan--tRNA ligase, whose translation is MTKQIFSGVQPSGNFTLGNYIGAMKRFVALQEEGNCIYSIVDLHSLTVPKEPQALREYTMQLAAMYLSIGIDPAKSILFIQSHVKEHAELGWLMQCTGYIGELERMTQYKDKSTGKEVVTCGLLTYPALMAADILLYNATHVPVGEDQKQHLEFTRDMAERFNKKYGETFIIPEPMIQEFGGRIMSLDDPSKKMSKSNPNAGSYVALLDEPSAIVKKIKRAVTDSEGVVRYDKVNKPAISNLLTIYSVCSNEPIETIEKRYEGRGYGDFKKDLAEVVVNALTPIQQEYTRWMASPELEDILKQGAERAAAIASVTLDRARRNMGLVTF
- a CDS encoding DUF533 domain-containing protein; translation: MHEKLDAASHPRLYEIRLLICAAQADGYLDDIEQEKIFRQVNLDIFSVRERQIFHDDLEYPKNPKDLASELSPYITDEEKMMLIRKMFKLVAMEKVMTNEERRMIFITGCELGIQDKKIEEIEQWVMEGVAWISRWDAITGKSRLDIKGST
- a CDS encoding YvrJ family protein — its product is MTDWIPVLSNVGFPAAVTLYLLVRVESRLEQLSGCITRLTETIHAMRD
- a CDS encoding DUF2922 domain-containing protein, whose protein sequence is MKTLELQFTTAGGGMVTLAVADPIMPINAASVATAMDVIISRRIFDTPTGPIVGKKGVRLVDHQVSDIALA
- a CDS encoding DUF1659 domain-containing protein; amino-acid sequence: MAVSSVTKGMQLILLLEDGLGTDGKKKIRRKVYRGVSQTASQQDIYETAAALASLQEHPLVGVEQAAQTQLFQV
- a CDS encoding PilZ domain-containing protein → MKQNQREHFRQVFQNPLCANMTIVKIKDNQIDANHTKTCILDIGPGGLRFYTNLKLPVNPYIVLEFQTRIMDQILSLPGYIVRKIDTEELYEYGVRFVLDEQQKMELSSLLNTMTIRMRRNPNITSCSLCDSKDRMACIKKMDAPSSDESNSSSSFL
- a CDS encoding Rossmann-like and DUF2520 domain-containing protein; this encodes MKIGIIGAGRLGSAFGLYMARHGAEEVGYYSRTQASAREAVSLIGEVGRVYEDVAVLIRESDWIVLTVPDDAIPAVVRLLAVEGEWEGKLVFHMSGAASSDVLLPIKQAGAYTASLHPLQSFADGRSGADKLATSVFGIEGEEVAITMLKEWLEITGNRYLVITAAQKPLYHAAAAVVSNSLTGVVDFALRLLQTAEIEEQLALSALYPLLEGTVQNIRERGVAEALTGPIARGDIGTVVRHMEAIANQAPQLLEDYQALGRLTLSTACRSQLRDPQRIAHLQELLNE